aattttaatttcatattccaaagcagaataattttctgagtattttggtacataaaattcaaatttaggtcgagtagtttatgagttatacatatttaaagtttagatgcgcggagtggagtggtacgtggttaccccgcaaaatgtttgtccactactttgcttgtctaaactttaagtatgtataacttataaactactcgacctaaattcgaattttatgtaccaaaatactcagaaaattattctgctttggaatatgaaattaaaactatgtagctattcaaaaaaaagtaaaaacttaaaaatatatttttttaataaaaacttacttaCCTTACTTTTAACCTaaattgaaactatgtaaaaaaatgttttcaaaaacatgagtactttttaaaataatgagtgtcttatgataaaagaatcaccccatacatatttttttaatctacttaattcatattaattactttaaattgtgGATAATTCTCAACAAAAGCTTTCATATCTGATATGGTATCAAGTTTTTGGTGATTTTTTGCTTTTGACTTAAAATCATCAATTAAAGATTTCATTATTTCGCCGATTTCaccaaaatttttatatatattctaaaaatatttgtagatttatattaataaaataatttatgtgtttctattattaaagagttaatatttacttgtttGTATAAATCATCTTGCTCGGCAcacaataatactttttgaagaTCTGGTTTAATATCTTCAATATGACTTAAATCcacttgattattatttatagtaagcaACTCATGGACCATAGCTTGATAAGACCACTGATGACAGTTCCATGATTATTAAACAGttagtatacactatatagctttacaattattagtatttgatACACACCTATTATCGCGATTACTGTTTATGAGTAAAACTACTAAACTCATCTCCTGGACAGTTTTCCTGAGGCAATAtgcaaattttttgaaaaaatctacAGCATCTTCTATAGCTTTTGGCAAGTATGACTTATtgtataagttaaattaaggttaatataataagttcaaaaaacttttagtttccaaaatttataaatatgcaaattaataatagcaatGTTACaacctattatatacaacCAGAAAACCATAATAATCTTCAACTttacatttacaaaattatgattagATAATCTATcttgaaattatttgttaactaatgttatattagtcaattatattatcgattgtattaaaaataacaatactaaagaataacatttataatatatttgtataaattgagaaattatattaataataatgatgcagTAAGTAGTTGCGATAACAGgaaaatacattgtttttcaatttataagtaattaaaattaccggCATTATTAGCGGAGTAACTGGATCCTCTCTTCGatccaatattaataattgtggtTGTATGTCAccttgttttaaattgaaaagatTTTcttcttttgaaaatattaccttaaaataatatacattaaatttatagttgataatgatacaataaataaataaataattattattttattatgttaggtaattctaaataataatctttataaaaaaaactttaaaataaataggaaaATATTGTACAGTTATATTGGTAGTTTATTAAAAGGCATTAGTTATTagatgttacatattattattttttttttttaatgacaaatcTGCAAACACTTCAAAAGGTTCTAACTTACAAACCAAGTCCAaccaacaattaatatttgcatatttcaattctatgcatttaatataaatataataattacaatttgaaaaaattgtcaGAAAAactattggtttttaataaatattaagttaggAAAAAATATAGACTCAGTAATAAATACacccaataaaaaatgtggttttcactataaatttactttgatTTTTTCAGCAAGTTGTTTACTCATTTTCGAAGAAGCTTGGAATCGtattaatggattttttttcaatgataataaaacagaaataattCCTTGAGTGCATCGTGTAAGCTGAAGTGGATCCCAAGACAGacctaataagaaaaaaatagaattcaaaagaagaaaaaattataaacattgaacagctatgataatacaaatattttaaataataattatttattacattgtcCACAAGATGGAATATTGAGTGAAAAAAGATGAGGTGCTACTGCTAAGTAATCGGCATAATATTCTTGTACTTCTCGTACCACTTCTTGGATATCACTTTCAGCAATTGTCTTGATGTCAGtcttagaaattatattactaaaatcttaaaaacaaataccaaGTACCATGTTTAAGTAcagattatttattcatatacttgaaaaattgtgatttggttaaaattttaaaatggtgaaccaatttgtaaatattataaattataaattataatacacattttaattacttacatatatagtaatatccaTATCTAGGATTACGTAACTCTTTGCATAACAAAGATATATTTTCACTAGTTGGACGTAagaatgtaatacatttcataTGATACATATTGTCTGAACTACTAGTGGATGTTAgttgttcaaataaatatacttctcTCTGAAGTATTTCTGACTGACTAAAAACTGCGCTTACAATACTTGTCTGTAAAAATTaggaatatttaaaacaattaaattttaataaatataatttattttaaataaagtttaaaataaatagtaaatctggtaataaatataaaatataattatttatgtataatttattgttaattaatactattaaatttatcagtctaaatttattaacttgtaatttttatttatttaattcaacattgatttcttgaaaaaaataaaaaactataaacctatattttttatacaatatgcttACAGTTGTTTTGTCCATAAGTAGTACTTTCATTCCAGGACCACAGTCTTCAGTCatcttaattatgtataattttacagcTTGAATTAGGTCCATAGTGATCAGAAATAATCGAGTAACCTaatcgaattaaatattagatttatttaatttatgaaatgttaGAAGTGTACAAC
This sequence is a window from Rhopalosiphum maidis isolate BTI-1 chromosome 1, ASM367621v3, whole genome shotgun sequence. Protein-coding genes within it:
- the LOC113553290 gene encoding vacuolar protein sorting-associated protein 45, which translates into the protein MDLIQAVKLYIIKMTEDCGPGMKVLLMDKTTTSIVSAVFSQSEILQREVYLFEQLTSTSSSDNMYHMKCITFLRPTSENISLLCKELRNPRYGYYYIYFSNIISKTDIKTIAESDIQEVVREVQEYYADYLAVAPHLFSLNIPSCGQCLSWDPLQLTRCTQGIISVLLSLKKNPLIRFQASSKMSKQLAEKIKVIFSKEENLFNLKQGDIQPQLLILDRREDPVTPLIMPWSYQAMVHELLTINNNQVDLSHIEDIKPDLQKVLLCAEQDDLYKQNIYKNFGEIGEIMKSLIDDFKSKAKNHQKLDTISDMKAFVENYPQFKKMSGTVAKHVIIMEQLSNYVTKKNLLEVSELQQQIACDIQSSQHTQKIRELIEKNIPDEEASKLVMLYALKSFSKDSNRELTSLIQILKSKKVAEHWIELVHDVMKYQSKIILDNENTLKNAKQITKRFYKDLKGVDNIFTQHVPLMKELVEDLIKSRLKEEQYPFLSDINQPTKKVQDIIVFVIGGVTYEESMAIYNMNIANPQVRIILGGSTVHNSSSFLNEVKLATFGVIKSRGGSRKL